A region from the uncultured Bacteroides sp. genome encodes:
- a CDS encoding glycoside hydrolase family 127 protein, protein MMFSVLLLGQYTLVKGQTAQVQEQVEAFPLSKVRLLDSPFKHAEDLDIDYLLALNADRLLAPYLKEAGLTPKAPNYTNWENTGLDGHIGGHYLSALSAMYASTGDVRVKKRLDYMLNELKRCQDASGDGYLCGVPGGKAMWQEISKGDIRASSFELNGKWVPLYNIHKIYEGLLDAYLRAGSAEARDMLIKLTDWMSNIVSGLSDEQVQEMLRSEHGGLNEIFADVAAITGNNNYLKLAHRFSHNEILQPLLQQKDQLTGLHANTQIPKVIGFERIAEVEGNKDWHQAASFFWKTVVNNRSVSIGGNSVREHFNPADDFSSMMHDVQGPETCNTYNMLRLTKLLYQVNPNSKYIDYYERALYNHILSTQDAKTGGLVYFTPMRSGHYRVYSQPQTSFWCCVGSGMENQAKYGEMIYAHNNKDVYVNLFIPSRLTWTEQNLQIIQKTDFPDKPFTELWINPAKSTSFTLYLRVPQWTKGAATLLVNGEDQKVAVNEEGYMAVARKWKKGDHVNLKLSMSISVESLPDKSSYYSILYGPIVLAAETGTENMKGMFADDSRGGHIASGPQTPLSEMPVIVGTSDQIISHIKPVKGESLAFTLDGLFPQKYNGMKLVPFFRLQECRYMVYWALLSPGKLVKQQGLLAEREHKQMALDSITLDRVICGEQQPETDHFIQYENSQTGFIEDRHWRDAKGWFSYRMKTQQERAKFIYVLYNDEDSSRECNLWINEYKISDIKTEGIAAEPKAIIFPIPENIVDSKLLTVKFGTDSLKSTPRIYEVRILRGDVK, encoded by the coding sequence ATGATGTTCTCAGTTCTCCTATTGGGACAATATACCTTGGTCAAAGGGCAAACAGCGCAAGTGCAGGAGCAGGTAGAGGCGTTCCCATTGTCCAAAGTTCGTCTTCTTGATAGTCCTTTTAAGCATGCAGAAGACCTTGATATTGATTATTTGTTGGCTCTGAACGCCGATAGGTTGCTTGCCCCTTATCTGAAAGAGGCAGGACTTACTCCGAAAGCACCTAATTATACTAATTGGGAAAACACGGGGTTAGATGGTCATATAGGAGGGCATTATCTTTCTGCTCTTTCCGCTATGTATGCTTCTACCGGAGATGTTCGTGTTAAAAAACGGCTCGATTATATGCTGAACGAACTAAAGCGTTGTCAGGATGCATCCGGAGACGGATATCTTTGTGGAGTTCCGGGAGGTAAAGCTATGTGGCAGGAAATATCGAAAGGAGATATACGTGCATCTTCTTTTGAGTTGAACGGTAAATGGGTACCTCTTTATAATATTCATAAAATTTATGAAGGATTGCTTGACGCATATCTTCGTGCCGGCAGTGCAGAGGCTCGCGATATGCTTATTAAGCTTACCGACTGGATGAGCAATATTGTCTCCGGTTTAAGTGATGAGCAAGTGCAGGAGATGCTTCGAAGCGAGCACGGCGGTTTGAATGAAATATTTGCAGATGTTGCCGCTATTACAGGGAATAACAACTATCTGAAGTTGGCCCATCGGTTTTCTCATAATGAAATTTTGCAGCCTTTGTTGCAACAAAAAGATCAGTTAACAGGGCTGCATGCCAATACGCAGATACCGAAAGTTATCGGGTTTGAGCGCATAGCCGAGGTAGAAGGCAATAAAGATTGGCATCAGGCTGCCTCCTTCTTTTGGAAAACGGTGGTCAATAACCGTTCGGTAAGCATAGGAGGTAATAGCGTTAGAGAGCATTTTAATCCGGCCGATGATTTTTCTTCAATGATGCATGATGTTCAGGGCCCGGAAACTTGCAACACTTATAATATGCTGAGGCTTACTAAGTTGCTTTATCAGGTAAATCCGAATTCAAAATACATAGATTACTACGAGAGAGCACTTTATAACCATATTCTTTCCACACAAGATGCAAAGACCGGTGGCCTTGTTTATTTTACGCCAATGCGTTCGGGGCATTATCGGGTTTATTCTCAACCGCAAACAAGCTTTTGGTGCTGCGTTGGTTCGGGCATGGAGAATCAGGCCAAATATGGCGAAATGATCTATGCCCATAACAATAAAGATGTTTATGTGAACCTTTTTATTCCCTCACGGCTAACTTGGACAGAACAAAACCTGCAGATTATTCAGAAGACGGATTTTCCTGACAAACCATTTACCGAGCTATGGATTAATCCGGCCAAGAGCACATCTTTTACTCTTTATCTCCGTGTTCCTCAATGGACAAAAGGGGCGGCTACTCTGTTGGTGAATGGTGAAGACCAAAAAGTAGCGGTGAATGAGGAAGGATATATGGCTGTTGCACGCAAATGGAAGAAAGGAGATCACGTTAATTTAAAGTTATCAATGTCAATATCGGTAGAATCGTTGCCGGATAAGTCCTCTTATTATTCCATTCTATACGGTCCTATTGTGCTTGCGGCAGAAACCGGTACCGAAAACATGAAAGGCATGTTTGCTGATGATAGCAGAGGAGGGCATATCGCTTCAGGCCCTCAAACTCCATTGTCTGAAATGCCGGTTATCGTTGGTACTTCAGATCAAATAATCTCTCACATCAAACCTGTTAAAGGAGAATCGCTGGCCTTTACGCTGGACGGTTTGTTTCCTCAGAAATATAACGGTATGAAGCTGGTTCCTTTTTTTCGCTTGCAAGAGTGCCGTTATATGGTATATTGGGCTCTTCTTTCGCCGGGAAAATTAGTGAAGCAACAGGGCTTATTGGCAGAACGGGAGCATAAACAAATGGCGCTCGATTCTATTACGCTCGATCGTGTTATATGCGGAGAGCAACAGCCTGAAACCGATCATTTTATCCAATACGAGAACTCTCAGACAGGATTTATTGAAGATCGCCATTGGCGCGATGCGAAGGGCTGGTTTAGTTATCGAATGAAAACTCAACAAGAGAGGGCTAAATTTATTTATGTTTTGTATAATGATGAAGACAGCTCACGTGAATGTAACCTGTGGATAAATGAGTATAAAATATCAGATATAAAAACAGAAGGTATTGCGGCAGAGCCAAAGGCTATCATTTTTCCTATACCGGAAAATATAGTGGATAGCAAACTGCTTACTGTAAAATTTGGCACAGACTCTTTGAAATCAACTCCGAGAATATACGAGGTGAGAATTCTTCGTGGAGATGTGAAATAG
- a CDS encoding TIM-barrel domain-containing protein, which yields MKKRFFLYLSLLSVFLSIRAQTFERTNLGIKAKMQSMNLEVQFFSPKIVRVFRTPENTSVIKNSLSVTKQPEEEDLQIKKDSDVVVITSPKLIVFVNLVTGKVAFCDAHGIALFTEKDYGAQFTPVSDAGNATFSVRQAFMLDKDEAIYGLGQHQEGKMNQRNQKIYLRQANMNVCIPLIVSVKGYGVFWDNYSPTTFTDNPQEMAFDSEIGTNSDYYFLYGGGMEGVTEQLRDLTGQSPMLPLWAYGFFQSRERYKNQEEPVAVVAKYRELGVPLDCVIQDWQYWGKDSCWNAMSFDPSTYPDPRGMVDKVHAMNAKMMIVAWPGFGPNTAQYKKLRSRKMLINFDTWPPNSGTKPYDPYNPAARDIYWNYLNKGVFAKGFDGWWLDSTEPDHINMEESDFDQPTYLGTFRSVRNAFPLMTVGGVYTHQRSVTSDKRVCILTRSAFAGQQRYAANTWSGDVQSSWEALKRQIPAGLNFSLCGIPYWNTDIGGFFAGRWNKGGGAKNPDFQELYVRWMQFGTFSPMMRSHGTDIPREIYQFGRKGDWAFDAQEKFINLRYSLLPYIYATAWNVTHHSGSFMRALAIDFAVDKKVYNIVDEYMFGKSFLVAPVTDKGAKSRSVYLPANTLWYNFWNNEKYDGGQSITCNAPIDVIPLYVKAGSIIPWGPKVQYATEKKWDSLEIRIYAGADGTFVLYEDENDNYNYEKGLYSEIQMTWNDQDHTLTIGDRKGSFAGMLKKRAFKVLLMEPSSALTKAQGKEVVKTISYKGKSISIKLQSSKN from the coding sequence GTAATCAAGAATAGTTTATCTGTCACTAAACAACCGGAAGAAGAAGATCTTCAAATAAAAAAAGATAGTGATGTTGTTGTTATTACTTCGCCTAAGTTGATAGTCTTTGTTAATCTTGTAACAGGGAAGGTCGCTTTTTGCGATGCACATGGAATTGCTCTTTTTACGGAAAAGGATTATGGAGCACAGTTTACTCCCGTGTCTGATGCCGGAAATGCTACTTTCTCTGTTCGCCAGGCGTTTATGCTCGACAAAGATGAGGCTATTTACGGATTAGGACAACATCAGGAGGGGAAGATGAATCAACGCAATCAGAAGATTTATCTTCGTCAGGCAAATATGAATGTTTGCATCCCATTGATTGTATCAGTAAAAGGTTACGGCGTATTTTGGGATAATTATTCGCCCACTACTTTCACTGATAATCCTCAGGAAATGGCTTTTGATTCGGAAATAGGGACAAATTCCGATTATTATTTCCTTTATGGCGGAGGCATGGAAGGAGTTACTGAACAATTACGCGATCTCACCGGACAGTCGCCTATGCTTCCTTTGTGGGCGTATGGTTTCTTTCAATCACGCGAACGATATAAAAATCAAGAAGAACCGGTAGCTGTTGTTGCCAAATATCGTGAACTGGGGGTACCTCTTGATTGCGTTATTCAGGATTGGCAGTATTGGGGCAAAGATAGTTGCTGGAATGCCATGTCTTTTGATCCCTCAACTTATCCCGACCCACGGGGGATGGTTGATAAAGTACACGCTATGAATGCGAAAATGATGATTGTTGCTTGGCCCGGTTTTGGCCCGAATACGGCTCAATATAAAAAACTTAGATCGAGAAAGATGTTGATTAACTTTGATACCTGGCCACCTAATTCGGGTACCAAGCCGTATGACCCTTATAATCCGGCGGCTCGGGATATTTACTGGAACTACCTTAATAAGGGCGTTTTCGCAAAAGGCTTTGATGGTTGGTGGCTTGATTCTACCGAGCCCGATCATATTAATATGGAAGAGAGTGATTTTGATCAACCTACATATTTAGGGACTTTCCGTAGTGTGCGCAATGCTTTTCCGCTGATGACTGTCGGCGGAGTATATACTCATCAACGCAGTGTCACTTCCGATAAACGCGTCTGTATCCTTACCCGCTCTGCTTTTGCCGGCCAACAAAGATATGCTGCCAATACATGGAGTGGTGATGTACAGTCTTCATGGGAAGCTCTGAAACGACAAATACCTGCAGGATTGAACTTTTCGCTTTGCGGTATTCCTTATTGGAATACAGATATAGGCGGCTTCTTTGCCGGAAGATGGAATAAAGGCGGCGGTGCGAAGAATCCTGATTTTCAGGAATTGTATGTACGTTGGATGCAGTTTGGCACATTCTCACCTATGATGCGTTCGCATGGAACAGATATTCCCCGGGAGATCTACCAGTTTGGAAGGAAAGGCGATTGGGCGTTTGATGCTCAGGAGAAGTTTATTAATCTGCGTTATAGTTTACTACCTTATATCTATGCTACCGCTTGGAATGTAACACACCATTCGGGTTCGTTTATGCGTGCGTTGGCTATTGACTTCGCTGTTGATAAAAAAGTGTACAACATAGTAGATGAATATATGTTTGGAAAGTCTTTTTTGGTTGCTCCTGTAACAGATAAAGGGGCCAAAAGCCGTTCGGTATACTTACCTGCGAATACCCTTTGGTATAACTTTTGGAACAATGAAAAATATGATGGAGGGCAAAGCATTACTTGTAACGCGCCAATAGATGTAATACCTTTGTATGTAAAAGCCGGATCAATTATCCCATGGGGACCTAAGGTGCAATATGCCACGGAAAAGAAATGGGATTCATTAGAAATACGGATTTATGCTGGTGCTGATGGTACATTTGTACTTTACGAAGATGAAAATGACAACTATAATTATGAGAAAGGTCTTTATTCGGAGATTCAGATGACATGGAATGACCAAGATCACACGTTGACTATTGGCGATCGTAAAGGGAGTTTTGCAGGTATGTTGAAGAAACGAGCTTTTAAAGTCTTATTAATGGAACCGTCATCCGCTCTTACTAAAGCTCAAGGCAAGGAGGTTGTGAAGACAATTTCTTATAAAGGTAAAAGTATAAGCATAAAATTGCAATCGTCTAAAAATTGA